A region of the Bryobacteraceae bacterium genome:
TGGTCGTAGATGTTGCCGTAGATCTCGTCGCCGACCGGCCGCCAGGCAGCGCCGCCGCTGGCAACCACGCTCGAAGGCGGACCGCCCATGATCCAGCAGCAGACGTCGATGTTGTGCAGGTGCTGCTCGACGATCTGGTCGCCGCAGAGCCAGAGGTTCGAATACCAGTTGCGGTGCTGCCACTCGAACTCGCCCCACTTCGGGTTGCGGCCGTTGCGCTGCTGGATGACTGGTGTGCCGATCCAGTAAGCGTAGAGGGCGACAACCTCGCCGAGCTTGCCATTCCTGATGGCGTCGACGTTTTCCAGATAGAACGGGTCGCTGCGGCGCTGCGCGCCGCTGACGACGGTGAGCTTCTTTTCGACGCTCTTCCGGCCGGCCTCCATGACGCGGCGGACTCCAACCGGGTCGACGCCGAAGGGCTTCTCCATGAAGACGTGCTTGCCGGCCTCGACGCAGGCCTCGAAGTGAAGCGGCCGCCAGCCCGGAGGCGTGCACAGGAAAACGACGTCGACGCCGCTGTGGATCAGCTTCTTGTACGCGTCAAAGCCCACGAAGCGGTGTTCGGGGTCGACCTGGATGCGGTCCTGGATGGGCAGACTGCGCAGCCGCTTCAGGCTGCCTTCCAGGCGGTCCTCGAAGGCATCGGCCATCGCGGTGAGCACGACGGCGGGATCAGCGGCCATGGCGTTTTCCACGGCCTGCGTGCCGCGGCCGCCGCAGCCCACCAGACCGATTTTCAGCTTTTCCGGAGCCCATCCCCGGACCAGTTCAGGACGGATGATGGTGAAGGCCGCGCCGGCGGCCGCAGGTCCTGCGAGAAAGGACCGTCTCGTTGTCGATGATGATTTCTCCATGTTTTCTGGCACCTCAGCCGCCACTAGTATATAACTGGAGCCTGAAGCGCGCCTCTGGCGCGGCGGAGGCGCTGGAGCAGAGATGGAACAATACGACTGGACTTCCGATGAACTGCGGCGGCAGGGCGCTGCCGCGCTGGAATGGGTGGCGAATTACCTGGAAAAGATCAGAGACTTTCCGGTGGCGCCGCGGTTGAAACCGGGCGAACTTTTCGATGCATTGCCGCGGGAGGCGCCGTTCGAAGGCGAGCCGATGGAGGCGATTTTTGCTGATTTTGAGGAGACAATTCTGCCAGCGGTGAATCACTGGAACCACCCGAGGTTCCATGCCTATTTTTCGGTGAGCGCTTCGGGGCCGGGAATCCTCGGCGAGCTGCTGAGCGCGGCGCTGAACGTGAACGGCATGCTCTGGATGAGCTGCCCGGCGGCGGTGGAGCTGGAGCTCGCGGTGATGAACTGGCTGCGGCAGTGGCTGGGGCTGCCGCCGGAGTTTTTCGGCATGATTCACGACACGGCCTCCGTGTCCACGCTGCATGCCATCGGCGCGGCGCGTGCGGCAGCCGACCCTGATCTGCGAGAAGAGGGCGCCCGGCCGGGCCTGGTGCTGTATACGTCCGAACACGCGCATTCTTCGGTGGAAAAATCGGCCATGGCGCTCGGCATCGGACGGAAAAACGTGCGGAAAATCAGGGTCGATTCGGCTTACCGGATGCAGCCGGATCTGCTCGAAAAGGCCATTGCGGAGGACCGCGCCGCGGGCCGGCGGCCGTTCTGCGTGGTGTCCACTGTGGGGACGACCTCAGTGACGAGCGTAGATCCGGTGGCCGAGATCCAGGAGGTGGCCGAGCGCGAAAAGCTGTGGCATCACATCGACGCCGCCTACGGCGGCGCGGCGGCGATGCTCGAGGAAAACCGCTGGATGCTCGCCGGCGCGGAGCGCGCCGATTCGCTGGTGATGAATCCGCACAAGTGGCTGTTCACGCCCATCGACTGTAGCGCGTTCTACTGCCGGCGCCCGGAGATGCTGCGGGAGGCGTACTCGCTGACGCCGCCCTACCTGGCCTCGCAGGAGAACCCGCGGGCCGTGCACCTGATGGATTACCGGATCGCGCTGGGCAGCCGGTTCCGTGCGCTCAAGCTGTGGTTTGTGATGCGTCATTTCGGCTACCGGAAGGTGTGCGGCATCATCCGCCAGCACATTGGCTGGGCGAAGGAGCTGGCCGCGGAGATTGCGGCGCATCCGAAGCTGGAGGTGGCGGCGCCGGTGCTGATGTCGCTGGTCTGCTTCCGTCACCGGGACGGCGACGGGGCCACGCGGCGGGTAATGGAAAGAGTGAACGAGAGCGGCGTGGCCTTTCTTTCCGGCAACGTGCTGGACGGCCGGCAGGTGGCGCGAATCGCCATCGGCAACATCAGGACGACGCGCGAGGACGTCTGGACGACTTGGGAGGCGGTGCGGCGCGCGGCTGAAGAGGCCTGAGAGGAACGCTCAGGCCGGCCTCCACACGGTGCGGTACCAGGCGAGCGTCCGGCGGAGGCCTTCTTCAAAGGTGAAGCGCGGGGCGTGGCCAAGGTCGCGCACGGCGGCCGCCGTGTCGGCCTGGCTGTGCCGGACGTCGCCGGGGCGGGGCGGCCCGTATTCGGGACGGATGTCGACGCCTTCGATCCGGCACAGCAGCCGCCAGGTTTCGTTCAGCGTGTAGCGTCCGCCGTTGCCCGCATTGTAGACGCGTCCGGAGACGACGGCGGCCGGGGCGTGCGCGGCCTTCCAGCACAGTTCGGCAACGTCTTCCACGTAGGTGAAGTCGCGGCTCTGCTCGCCGTCGCCGAAGATGACCGGCGGGCGGCGTTCGAGCAGGCGGGTCATGAAAATGCTCAGGACGCCGGAGTAGGGGCTGGAGGGATCCTGGCGCGGGCCGAAGACGTTGAAGAACCGCAGAGAAACCGTCTCGAGTCCATAGCAGGAGGTAAAGACCGAGCAGTAGTATTCGCCGGCGAGCTTCTGCAGGGCATAGGGCGATTTGGGCCGCGGCGCCATCGTCTCGGTTTTCGGCAGGACTTCCGTATCGCCGTAGGCCGAAGACGAGGCAGCGTAGACGACGCGGCCGGCGCGCCCTTCGACGGCCGCTCGCAGAACGTGGAACGTGCCGTTGATGTTGACCTCGTGCGACGGCACGGGATCCTCAATGGAGCGCGGGACAGAGGGGATGGCGGCCAGGTGATAGACGACCGGGGCGCCGGCAAGCAGCGGGGCCAGCCGCGCATACTCACGGATATCGACGGGATAAAGGTCGATATTTTCACGAATTTCAGTGAGATTTTCTTCTTTTCCGGAGGAGAAATTATCGATGACGGCGACGCGTGACGCGCCCTTTTCGAGCAGTTTCCGGACGAGCGCGGAGCCGATGAAGCCGGCCCCGCCGGTGACGACGGGGATTTTCATAGCTCCTCGATGATCGAATTCAGATAGCGGATGCTCTCGGTGGCGATGCGCTCGGCGCCGGGGGTGAAATCGAAGGCCTCCAACGAAATCCAGCCCTGATATCCGAGCCGCTTCAGCGCGGCGAGCACGGGGCGGAAGTCGTAGTCGCCGGTGCCGCAATGGCCGCCGTCGGTCTCGTTCACGTGCACATGGCGGATGAGCGGGAAATAGCGCTCGATCAGCACGTCATGAGGCTCGGTCTCGTCGACGGCATTGTGGGTATCAAACATGGTGGCGACGGCGGGGCTGTTGACCCGGCGGACGACCTCGACGGCCTCGGCCAGCGTGCCGATGACGTCGGTCTGGTTTCTCGGCAGGGCCTCGACGAGGATGGTGACGCCGCGCTGCTCGGCGTGTGGCGCGACGGAAGTGAGCCCCTCGATGAAGCGCTCGGTGGCCTCTTCGCGCGTGGATCCGCCGGTGGTGCCGCGCTGGAGAGGCGAGCCGAAAACCATGATGCCGCCCTCGCCAAGATCGGCGCAAAGGTCGATGAGGCCGCGGATATGGTCCCAGCTCCGGGCGCGCAGTTCCCCGTCGGGCGTGGTCACGTGCAGGCCCTTCGGGGCGACCATCAGCCAGTGGAGGCCGACAAAGCGCAGGCCCTCCCCCTCGATGATGCTGCGGTACTGGCGCCGGTCGGCCGCGGGGATGTTGCAGGGGTCTTCGGAGAGAGTAAAGGGAGCGATCTCGATGCCCTCGTATCCGGCGGCTTTCATGTGGCGGCAGGCATCGGCGAACTCCCAGCCCTGATAAATCTCATTGCAGATGGCGTGGCGGAATCGGTATGCCATAGAGAGCGGCGTTTCTTCAGTCTATCCGATCCGGTTTGCGGGGCGGCCGCCCTTCCAGCGTGCGGCAGCGACCATGGTGAGGCCGTGCCAGGGCAGGACGCGGTCGGCCAGCTGCCAGAACCAGACGGTCTTGTCAAAGAGCTTGAGCGTGAACTTGGAAAGACGCCTGCGGCCCAGGACCCGCGACGCAAGCCACCAGCCGAGGACACCGCCACGGTTGATGTCGCGGATCCAGAGAAGCTCGAAGCCGGCCTGATCGAGCAGGGCCTTCAGATCGGCCTTGCGGAAGCGGCGGAGCTGGCCCATGGCGCGATCCACGCTGCCGTAGAGCCAGGTGCCCTGCGGCGCCACCAGCAGAAGCCTGCCTCCCGGGCGCAGGACGCTGCCCAAGCCGCGCAGGGCGGTGAGCGGCTCGTCGAGCCCCTCGAGCACATTCACCGCAAGAGCGCTGTCAAACTGCCCGGCCCAGGGCTGGAAATCTTCGGCAACGTCGGGGCGGCAGGAAGCGACCTCCACGTTGGGCGTTCGGAGGAAGCGGTTTTGCAGCGCGTGGAGGTGGAGCGGGTCGGGATCGGTGGCGAGGTAGCGGAGGCGGCGGCCCATGAGGCGCGCGGAGAAGGTGCCGACACCGGCGCAGAGCTCGAAGACCGAGTCGCCAAGCTCGGGCCGGAGGACGGAGCACAGCCAGTCGGTGTAGGCGGGCGTGCGGGTCAGGTTGATGATGGCCTCGCGGCCGCGCGTGTCGGCGTAGAGATCGTCAATGAGCCAGAACTTCAGGATGACGCCGAGAGCCTGCAAGCCGTCCTTCCAGCCGATTTTCTTGCCTTCCTCGTAAGTGCGGCCGTGATAGCTGATGGGAACCTCGTAAATGCGCAGGCGCCGCTTGGCGCATTTCATGGTGATTTCCGGTTCGAAGCCGAAGCGGTTGGAACGGATCGGGATGGACTTGAGCAGGTCCGTGCGGAAGACCTTATAGCAGGTCTCCATGTCGGTGACGTGGATGTTGGAAAAGATGTTGGAGACGAGCGTGAGCGTCTTGTTGATGACGGTATGCCAGAAGGGAAGCACGCGGCGGCTCTCGCCGGCCAGATAGCGGGAGCCGAAGACGGCGTCGGCGCGGCCTTCGAGCAGAGGCTTGAGCAGGACGGGGTATTCCTGCGGGTCGTATTCGAGGTCCGCGTCCTGGATGAGGCAGAAGTCGCCTTCCGCGTGCTGAATGGCGGTGCGGACGGCGGCGCCCTTGCCCTGGTTCACCTCATGGCGAAACAGCCGGATGAAAGGCCTGCCGGCGGCGATCTCCTGGAGAATGTCCCAGGTCCCGTCGCGGGAGCAGTCGTCGACGATGACGAGCTCGCGCTCCATGCCCTCGGGCAGCGGCGCCTGGATCACCTGCTCAAGGCTGCGGCGGACGACGGTTCGCTCGTTGTAGACGGGGATCAGGATGCTGAGCTTCAGGGGCAAGAGAATAGTTTAGTCAATCGGGGACGAAAGCCGTGCGCCCGGGACACCGGCAGGCATATCCGCCTGAGGCCTGCTAAGGAAACTTTCAGATCGTTCTACGGCCTTTGCTTGGTTGCCCGAACAGTAAACGGAGGCCAACATGGATCTAGTACCAGAGCCGTTGGAGGACCATGATGCAGCCACTGACGAACGCGACCCTGTGGATGATCCAGAGGCGGTTGTATGAGCTCCTGGCGGGAGGCAACAGGAGAAGTCAGGCGGGCCAGGACCTGATTGAGTATGCGCTGATTGTCGGTTTCATCGCCGTGACCACTGCGGCGCTG
Encoded here:
- a CDS encoding oxidoreductase; this translates as MEKSSSTTRRSFLAGPAAAGAAFTIIRPELVRGWAPEKLKIGLVGCGGRGTQAVENAMAADPAVVLTAMADAFEDRLEGSLKRLRSLPIQDRIQVDPEHRFVGFDAYKKLIHSGVDVVFLCTPPGWRPLHFEACVEAGKHVFMEKPFGVDPVGVRRVMEAGRKSVEKKLTVVSGAQRRSDPFYLENVDAIRNGKLGEVVALYAYWIGTPVIQQRNGRNPKWGEFEWQHRNWYSNLWLCGDQIVEQHLHNIDVCCWIMGGPPSSVVASGGAAWRPVGDEIYGNIYDHISADFEWPNGVRMSSYCRQYPQGCYQQVNEIVAGSRGRMTLNQTRGGPGYVNEHVKLYRSIRGDGPYINETQAVAESTMTCIMGRESAYSGMKITWDMIMNSKQDLMPKAEQYTYDLKVEPTPFPVPGKYKFI
- a CDS encoding aromatic-L-amino-acid decarboxylase, with protein sequence MEQYDWTSDELRRQGAAALEWVANYLEKIRDFPVAPRLKPGELFDALPREAPFEGEPMEAIFADFEETILPAVNHWNHPRFHAYFSVSASGPGILGELLSAALNVNGMLWMSCPAAVELELAVMNWLRQWLGLPPEFFGMIHDTASVSTLHAIGAARAAADPDLREEGARPGLVLYTSEHAHSSVEKSAMALGIGRKNVRKIRVDSAYRMQPDLLEKAIAEDRAAGRRPFCVVSTVGTTSVTSVDPVAEIQEVAEREKLWHHIDAAYGGAAAMLEENRWMLAGAERADSLVMNPHKWLFTPIDCSAFYCRRPEMLREAYSLTPPYLASQENPRAVHLMDYRIALGSRFRALKLWFVMRHFGYRKVCGIIRQHIGWAKELAAEIAAHPKLEVAAPVLMSLVCFRHRDGDGATRRVMERVNESGVAFLSGNVLDGRQVARIAIGNIRTTREDVWTTWEAVRRAAEEA
- a CDS encoding NDP-sugar dehydratase or epimerase produces the protein MKIPVVTGGAGFIGSALVRKLLEKGASRVAVIDNFSSGKEENLTEIRENIDLYPVDIREYARLAPLLAGAPVVYHLAAIPSVPRSIEDPVPSHEVNINGTFHVLRAAVEGRAGRVVYAASSSAYGDTEVLPKTETMAPRPKSPYALQKLAGEYYCSVFTSCYGLETVSLRFFNVFGPRQDPSSPYSGVLSIFMTRLLERRPPVIFGDGEQSRDFTYVEDVAELCWKAAHAPAAVVSGRVYNAGNGGRYTLNETWRLLCRIEGVDIRPEYGPPRPGDVRHSQADTAAAVRDLGHAPRFTFEEGLRRTLAWYRTVWRPA
- a CDS encoding tagatose 3-epimerase gives rise to the protein MAYRFRHAICNEIYQGWEFADACRHMKAAGYEGIEIAPFTLSEDPCNIPAADRRQYRSIIEGEGLRFVGLHWLMVAPKGLHVTTPDGELRARSWDHIRGLIDLCADLGEGGIMVFGSPLQRGTTGGSTREEATERFIEGLTSVAPHAEQRGVTILVEALPRNQTDVIGTLAEAVEVVRRVNSPAVATMFDTHNAVDETEPHDVLIERYFPLIRHVHVNETDGGHCGTGDYDFRPVLAALKRLGYQGWISLEAFDFTPGAERIATESIRYLNSIIEEL